One Eurosta solidaginis isolate ZX-2024a chromosome 5, ASM4086904v1, whole genome shotgun sequence DNA segment encodes these proteins:
- the vsg gene encoding LOW QUALITY PROTEIN: sialomucin core protein 24 (The sequence of the model RefSeq protein was modified relative to this genomic sequence to represent the inferred CDS: substituted 1 base at 1 genomic stop codon), whose product MKSSMRGLLLWCLLAGFFSSAFCQAANNASNASISTNKTKELLAGNPAEEDKTGPMVETTSVPTTATSEPGIGTNQMATDPNNTTTTPAPETNTTTTTSTTTTTPQPNTTTPATTTTLQPNTTTTTTTTTSPITTTTPTPIPPTPRLPCNHFDFPSFVGGIVLTLGTLAISLVAYKFYKARNERNYHTLXAATVFTSAFNSAAANTGSSSTMDVEHVRFVPPSFPLQSPTALSSVEPSSAAPPPTSPAIRHRLLHT is encoded by the exons ATGAAATCATCGATGAGAGGCTTGCTGCTGTGGTGCCTTTTAGCAGGATTTTTTTCGTCGGCTTTTTGTCAAG CCGCGAACAATGCAAGTAACGCTTCCATTTCAACCAACAAAACAAAGGAGCTTTTGGCTGGAAACCCTGCCGAGGAGGATAAAACGGGCCCTATGGTAGAAACCACGTCAGTACCAACAACTGCAACGTCAGAGCCAGGAATCGGTACAAATCAAATGGCAACGGATCCAAATAACACTACTACCACACCAGCACCAGAAACGaacactacaacaacaacctctacaacaactacaaccccTCAACCTAACACTACTACTCCTGCAACAACTACGACCCTTCAACCTAACACAACAACCACCACCACTACAACTACATCACCAATCACAACCACAACCCCAACACCTATTCCACCAACCCCCCGGCTCCCGTGCAATCATTTCGATTTCCCATCCTTTGTTGGTGGTATTGTACTGACTCTAGGTACTCTGGCCATTAGTTTGGTTGCCTACAAATTTTACAAGGCACGCAACGAACGTAATTACCACACTCTTTGAGCCGCCACTGTTTTTACGTCAGCATTTAATTCAGCAGCAGCAAATACAGGGTCCAGTTCAACAATGGATGTGGAACATGTGCGTTTTGTACCACCCTCATTCCCGTTGCAGTCACCAACCGCACTATCATCAGTTGAGCCCTCCAGCGCCGCCCCTCCACCAACCTCACCAGCAATTAGACACCGCTTGCTGCACACAtaa
- the LOC137253503 gene encoding DNA ligase 1 produces the protein MSSSESEQSENHEQSDADEEQNIDINASNTDSDDDNDNEEDIDIKPKSLREKVAEQLQKKYSERQGKQLHIRFPHKLPEDEDEFQSKVKALSSLIVNAHKPRQKHARFCLVDFNSSKERDMALQTIKASAKSSETKIIASIPRTESLEFIDELVQRKVNALEKKKAKAQLRRASKLALRAKNFTSSIVITNLPQSASVSEVRRLFPTAVDVQIKPSKHRLLTSSIAAITLPTTLEARAAVKKEHSLGGTKLIIRFDNHQRKKFRRNPLDPNNIKDAGSLTPIIKKKNADKAFVKVGKKQNKKKLNKK, from the coding sequence ATGTCGTCATCTGAAAGTGAACAATCTGAAAATCACGAGCAGAGTGACGCTGATGAAGAGCAAAATATAGATATAAATGCTAGTAACACCGATTCTGATGACGATAACGACAACGAAGAAGATATAGACATTAAGCCAAAATCTCTGAGAGAAAAGGTGGCTGAACAACTGCAGAAAAAGTATTCCGAACGTCAAGGCAAACAATTACATATTCGTTTTCCACATAAGTTGCCAGAGGATGAAGATGAATTCCAAAGCAAAGTAAAAGCGCTATCCTCCTTAATTGTGAATGCACATAAACCACGTCAAAAGCATGCACGCTTCTGTTTAGTAGATTTCAATTCATCCAAAGAACGCGATATGGCCTTACAAACAATTAAAGCATCGGCAAAAAGTAGTGAAACGAAAATAATTGCATCGATACCCCGAACAGAAAGCCTCGAATTTATTGATGAATTGGTACAACGCAAAGTGAATGCTTTGGAAAAGAAGAAAGCAAAAGCGCAGCTGAGGCGCGCTAGTAAGTTGGCGTTACGTGCTAAAAACTTCACATCTTCAATTGTCATAACAAATTTACCACAAAGCGCATCTGTGTCTGAAGTGCGCAGATTATTCCCAACAGCTGTGGATGTTCAAATAAAACCCAGCAAACACAGATTGTTGACTTCAAGTATAGCCGCAATAACGTTGCCTACAACCTTGGAAGCGCGTGCCGCAGTGAAAAAAGAACATTCGCTAGGTGGAACAAAACTCATTATACGTTTTGATAATCATCAGCGGAAAAAATTCAGAAGAAACCCTCTAGATCCTAACAACATAAAGGATGCTGGAAGCCTTACACCTATCATAAAAAAGAAAAACGCAGATAAAGCATTTGTAAAAGTAGgcaaaaaacaaaataagaaaaagctaaataaaaaataa